A genomic stretch from Chryseobacterium sp. SNU WT5 includes:
- the atpE gene encoding ATP synthase F0 subunit C has protein sequence MEIPKLVGAGLVVIGAGLGIGKIGAAALEGMARQPDQAGKLQTAMLIAAALVEGLAFAALFAVN, from the coding sequence ATGGAAATTCCAAAACTAGTAGGTGCAGGTTTAGTGGTAATCGGAGCAGGTTTAGGTATCGGTAAGATCGGTGCTGCTGCTTTAGAAGGTATGGCTCGTCAGCCAGATCAAGCTGGTAAACTACAAACAGCGATGCTTATTGCTGCTGCACTAGTGGAAGGTCTTGCATTTGCTGCATTATTCGCAGTAAACTAA
- the atpF gene encoding F0F1 ATP synthase subunit B, protein MGALLEQFSSGLFIIHSLIFLALLFLLQKFAWKPILAAINEREVTIVDSLNQAKLAKLEVENLKAENEIIIREAKVERDQILKEAREIKDRIVGEAKDVAKTEGDKMIESARQTIQAEKSAAVADIKSQIGTLSVEIAESILKQKLDNDGAQNALVANILNSSNLN, encoded by the coding sequence ATGGGAGCCTTATTAGAACAATTTTCATCAGGTCTATTTATTATTCACTCACTTATTTTTCTTGCATTATTATTTCTTTTGCAAAAATTTGCGTGGAAACCAATTTTAGCTGCGATCAATGAGAGAGAAGTTACCATAGTTGATTCTTTGAATCAAGCGAAATTGGCTAAACTTGAAGTTGAAAACTTGAAAGCAGAAAACGAAATCATCATCCGTGAAGCAAAAGTAGAGCGTGATCAGATTTTGAAAGAAGCAAGAGAGATTAAAGATCGAATCGTAGGTGAAGCTAAAGATGTTGCAAAAACGGAAGGTGATAAAATGATTGAGTCTGCAAGACAAACGATTCAAGCTGAAAAATCAGCGGCGGTTGCTGATATTAAAAGTCAAATTGGTACACTATCCGTGGAAATTGCAGAATCTATTTTGAAACAAAAATTAGATAATGACGGTGCTCAAAATGCTTTAGTAGCAAATATTCTTAATTCTTCTAACTTAAACTAG
- the atpH gene encoding ATP synthase F1 subunit delta, translating into MRTGKVAKRYAQGLLNFTQESGSTISVFAEMKDLVNTIEKSKDLQSFFKSPIIAIKKKISVSEEIFKSFSPISRNLIQLVIKHGREGQLGNIGQEFINKVEDLNGVQRITLTSATALSEENIQSILKSSSLVNHQKQFEVKSIINPEILGGYILRVGDQQIDASVKSKLARLQKEFQLN; encoded by the coding sequence ATGCGTACAGGTAAAGTTGCAAAAAGATATGCGCAAGGTTTACTAAATTTCACGCAGGAATCAGGAAGTACAATTTCTGTCTTTGCTGAAATGAAAGACCTCGTTAATACCATCGAAAAATCAAAAGATTTGCAGAGTTTTTTTAAGTCTCCAATTATTGCGATCAAAAAAAAGATTAGCGTTTCTGAAGAGATCTTCAAAAGTTTCTCTCCAATCTCCAGAAATTTGATTCAATTAGTAATCAAACATGGGAGAGAAGGTCAGTTAGGAAATATCGGACAGGAATTTATTAACAAAGTAGAAGACTTAAATGGAGTTCAAAGAATCACTTTAACTTCAGCGACAGCTCTTTCAGAAGAAAATATTCAAAGTATTTTGAAATCCAGCAGCCTTGTTAATCATCAAAAGCAATTTGAGGTAAAATCCATTATTAATCCTGAGATATTAGGTGGTTATATACTAAGAGTGGGAGATCAGCAGATTGACGCTTCGGTAAAGTCGAAATTAGCCCGATTACAAAAAGAATTTCAATTAAACTAA
- the atpA gene encoding F0F1 ATP synthase subunit alpha, which produces MAEINPAEVSAILKQQLANFETQSNVEEVGTVLTIGDGIALVYGLENVQYGELVKFQSGVEGIVLNLAEDNVGVALLGESKLVKEGDTVNRTQRISSIKVGEGMLGRVVDTLGNPIDGKGPIAGETYEMPLERKAPGVIFRQPVTEPLQTGIVAIDSMIPVGRGQRELIIGDRQTGKTVVAIDTIINQREFYDAGEPVFCIYVAIGQKGSTVAQIVKTLEDKGALAYTVIVAANASDPAPMQVYAPMAGAAIGEFFRDTGRPALIVYDDLSKQAVAYRELSLLLRRPPGREAYPGDVFYLHSRLLERAAKVIKDDTIAAQMNDLPDSLRPLIKGGGSLTALPIIETQAGDVSAYIPTNVISITDGQIFLETDLFNSGVRPAINVGISVSRVGGNAQIKSMKKVSGTLKLDQAQYKELEAFAKFGSDLDASTQAVISKGERNVEILKQPVNSPLPVDSQVVMIYAGTENLLRNIPVEKVREFQKEYVAFLRSKHPETMAAIKSGKIDSSITDVLKQAATELASKYN; this is translated from the coding sequence ATGGCAGAAATAAATCCGGCAGAAGTATCTGCAATTCTAAAACAGCAGCTCGCTAACTTCGAGACACAATCAAATGTAGAAGAAGTGGGAACGGTATTAACCATCGGTGATGGTATCGCTTTGGTGTACGGTTTGGAAAATGTTCAGTACGGTGAATTGGTAAAATTCCAAAGCGGCGTTGAAGGAATCGTTCTTAACCTTGCAGAAGATAATGTTGGGGTCGCTCTTTTGGGTGAGTCTAAATTGGTAAAAGAAGGAGATACAGTTAACAGAACTCAAAGAATTTCATCGATCAAAGTTGGTGAAGGAATGTTGGGTAGAGTAGTGGATACCTTAGGTAATCCAATTGATGGGAAAGGACCGATTGCTGGTGAAACGTATGAGATGCCTTTGGAAAGAAAAGCTCCAGGAGTAATTTTCAGACAGCCGGTAACTGAACCATTACAAACGGGTATAGTAGCAATCGACTCGATGATTCCTGTAGGAAGAGGACAAAGAGAATTAATTATTGGTGACCGTCAAACAGGTAAAACTGTTGTAGCGATTGATACTATTATTAATCAAAGAGAATTCTATGATGCAGGGGAGCCTGTATTCTGTATATATGTTGCAATTGGACAAAAAGGGTCGACTGTAGCACAAATTGTTAAAACATTAGAAGATAAAGGAGCTTTAGCATATACTGTAATTGTTGCAGCAAACGCCTCTGATCCGGCACCAATGCAAGTTTACGCGCCAATGGCCGGAGCTGCAATTGGAGAATTCTTCCGTGATACGGGTAGACCAGCTCTTATTGTTTATGATGATTTGTCAAAACAAGCAGTTGCTTACCGTGAGCTTTCTCTACTATTAAGAAGACCACCGGGCCGTGAAGCTTATCCAGGAGACGTTTTCTACCTTCACTCCAGATTATTGGAGAGAGCAGCAAAAGTGATCAAAGATGATACGATTGCAGCACAAATGAATGATTTACCAGATTCATTGAGACCTTTAATTAAAGGGGGTGGTTCATTAACTGCATTACCAATTATTGAAACTCAAGCAGGTGACGTTTCTGCATATATCCCAACCAACGTAATTTCGATTACAGATGGTCAGATTTTCTTGGAAACAGACTTATTTAACTCCGGAGTTCGTCCTGCAATTAACGTAGGGATCTCGGTGTCTCGTGTTGGAGGTAATGCTCAGATTAAATCAATGAAGAAAGTTTCAGGTACTTTGAAACTGGATCAGGCACAATATAAGGAACTGGAAGCGTTTGCAAAATTTGGTTCGGACTTAGATGCATCAACTCAAGCAGTTATTTCTAAGGGAGAAAGAAATGTAGAAATCTTGAAACAACCTGTTAACTCTCCACTACCGGTAGATAGCCAAGTTGTTATGATTTATGCAGGAACAGAAAACTTATTGAGAAATATCCCTGTTGAGAAGGTTAGAGAATTTCAAAAAGAATACGTTGCGTTTTTGAGATCAAAACATCCAGAAACGATGGCGGCGATTAAATCTGGTAAAATTGATAGTTCAATTACAGATGTTTTGAAACAAGCTGCTACAGAATTAGCTTCTAAATACAACTAA
- the atpG gene encoding ATP synthase F1 subunit gamma — protein sequence MANLKEIRGRITSISSTMQITSAMKMVSAAKLKKATDAIVMLRPYSEKLQEIIENVSSTTDLEGISEYTEQREVKKVLYIVVTSNKGLAGAFNSSIIKELNNTIANSSHEIEILAVGKKVYDAVRRGRKVYDNQSAIFDGMSFEVVANFVENVMRDYREGTFDKVYVIYNKFINAATQEVQMEQVLPISLPEKKDTVNTDYLFEPNAKNILGVLMPKSIKTQVYKAILDSVASEHGARMTAMHKATDNAESLRNDLKIFYNKARQAAITNEILEIVGGAEALKNS from the coding sequence ATGGCAAATTTAAAGGAAATACGAGGAAGAATTACTTCGATCTCTTCGACAATGCAAATTACGAGTGCAATGAAAATGGTTTCGGCAGCGAAACTAAAGAAGGCAACCGATGCTATTGTCATGTTGAGACCTTACTCAGAGAAATTGCAGGAAATTATAGAAAATGTAAGTTCTACAACCGATCTTGAAGGAATTTCTGAATATACAGAACAAAGAGAAGTTAAAAAAGTACTATACATTGTTGTGACTTCTAATAAAGGATTGGCAGGAGCTTTTAACTCGTCCATAATTAAGGAGTTAAATAATACAATTGCAAATTCCAGTCACGAGATAGAAATTCTTGCTGTTGGTAAAAAAGTTTATGACGCAGTTAGAAGAGGTAGAAAAGTATACGACAATCAAAGTGCAATCTTTGATGGAATGAGCTTCGAAGTGGTTGCTAATTTCGTTGAAAATGTGATGAGAGATTATCGTGAAGGTACTTTTGACAAGGTATATGTTATTTACAACAAGTTCATCAATGCTGCAACTCAGGAAGTACAAATGGAGCAGGTATTGCCTATTTCTCTACCGGAGAAAAAAGATACGGTAAATACAGACTACTTATTTGAGCCGAATGCAAAAAATATTTTAGGAGTTTTAATGCCTAAGTCGATTAAAACTCAAGTTTATAAAGCAATTCTTGATTCCGTAGCTTCCGAACATGGAGCTAGAATGACGGCGATGCACAAAGCAACCGATAATGCTGAATCGTTGAGAAATGATCTGAAGATATTTTATAACAAAGCGAGACAAGCTGCAATTACCAATGAAATCTTGGAGATCGTAGGTGGTGCAGAGGCTTTGAAAAATTCTTAA
- a CDS encoding hemolysin family protein: protein MDSDIVKLLLALFLVVLNGFFVAAEFSIVKVRYSQIQIKAAEGHSMAKQAEHIIKHLDEYLSATQLGITLASLALGFVGESALHHIFENIFNYFNLAVAATTITTVSLVSSFLLITVMHIVFGELIPKSIAIRKSEATSMFIAMPLRVFYTVFKPFIWTMNQMSNGFLRLIKIHPASDQEIHSTEELQLLVKQSADSGAIEEENYEIIKNAFDFTDHSAKQIMIPRQNIASIDIEEPVEDIINIIMDGGYSRLPVYKDSIDNIIGIFYAKEIIREYVKRKGEIDHDDLKELMRDAFFVVGSKKISDLLKVFQQKKQHLAVVIDEFGGTEGIVTLEDILEELVGEIQDEEDDEEKIVDKVGENVFWVKATQPLDEINEKLPKMFPISEDGEYNTLAGFILHELEDIPGENHEFEINDYQIKILKMKNKSVDLVELVYEEPNILTDLTNELGEI, encoded by the coding sequence ATGGACTCGGACATAGTCAAGCTCTTGTTAGCTTTATTTTTAGTAGTACTGAATGGTTTTTTCGTAGCCGCAGAATTCTCTATCGTTAAAGTTCGTTACTCTCAAATCCAAATTAAAGCTGCCGAAGGTCATTCGATGGCGAAACAAGCAGAGCACATCATCAAGCATCTTGATGAATACCTTTCTGCTACTCAATTAGGGATTACCTTGGCATCACTAGCTTTAGGTTTCGTAGGTGAAAGTGCGCTTCACCATATCTTTGAGAATATTTTCAATTATTTTAATTTGGCAGTAGCAGCTACCACAATTACTACGGTTTCATTGGTATCTAGTTTTCTGTTAATTACCGTAATGCATATTGTATTTGGAGAATTAATTCCAAAATCGATTGCTATTAGAAAATCAGAAGCAACTTCCATGTTTATTGCAATGCCTTTACGGGTTTTTTATACTGTTTTTAAACCTTTTATTTGGACTATGAATCAAATGTCTAATGGGTTTTTACGTTTGATAAAGATCCATCCGGCTTCTGATCAGGAAATCCACTCTACGGAGGAACTCCAGCTGTTAGTTAAGCAATCCGCAGATTCAGGAGCGATTGAAGAGGAAAATTACGAGATTATTAAGAATGCTTTTGATTTTACAGATCACTCGGCAAAACAAATCATGATTCCACGTCAAAATATTGCTTCAATTGATATTGAAGAGCCAGTGGAAGATATCATCAATATCATTATGGATGGCGGCTATTCAAGGCTTCCTGTCTATAAAGATTCAATAGATAATATTATAGGGATTTTTTATGCTAAGGAAATCATTCGCGAATATGTAAAGAGGAAAGGCGAGATCGATCATGATGATTTAAAAGAACTCATGAGAGATGCATTTTTTGTCGTTGGAAGTAAAAAGATCTCTGACTTACTTAAAGTTTTCCAACAAAAAAAGCAACATTTAGCAGTTGTTATTGATGAATTTGGAGGGACAGAAGGGATTGTAACTCTTGAGGATATCTTAGAAGAATTGGTAGGCGAGATTCAGGATGAAGAAGATGACGAGGAAAAAATTGTTGACAAAGTTGGAGAGAATGTTTTCTGGGTGAAAGCTACGCAGCCTTTGGATGAGATTAATGAAAAATTACCTAAAATGTTTCCTATTTCAGAAGATGGGGAATACAATACTTTAGCCGGTTTTATCTTGCATGAACTTGAGGATATTCCAGGTGAGAATCATGAATTTGAAATCAACGATTATCAGATTAAAATTCTGAAAATGAAAAATAAAAGTGTGGATCTGGTTGAGCTTGTTTATGAAGAGCCCAATATTCTGACTGATCTTACAAATGAATTAGGAGAAATTTAA
- a CDS encoding ATP-dependent Clp protease adaptor ClpS, with product MGLHYNIPLNIRDYENPQREYEEEVALLEKEDDVYKIVLWNDDVNTFDDVINALVEICEHTFEQAEQCTILVHYKGKCTVKTGSLEKLKPMHEKLLSRSLTSEIV from the coding sequence ATGGGATTACATTATAATATTCCTTTGAATATTAGGGATTACGAAAATCCACAGCGGGAGTATGAAGAAGAAGTTGCCCTTCTTGAAAAAGAGGATGATGTTTATAAAATTGTTTTATGGAATGACGATGTTAATACCTTTGATGATGTTATAAATGCACTAGTTGAGATTTGTGAACATACCTTCGAACAGGCAGAGCAATGTACAATTCTTGTGCATTACAAAGGAAAATGTACCGTAAAAACCGGGAGTTTAGAAAAACTAAAACCAATGCATGAAAAATTACTATCCCGAAGTTTAACTTCAGAAATAGTTTAA
- a CDS encoding rhomboid family intramembrane serine protease, translated as MSPVLLIIIAATAIISYIAFSNHAMFEKYKFNVGAIVRNKEYVRLISAGFLHADLMHLFFNMFTLYIFGPIVVEAFGAFGFLLVYFGSILLGNVFSLYLYKNQSWYSAIGASGGVSGILFASIAMIPDLGLYLFFIPIAIPGYIFGVVYFGYSVYMMLNPKQNDNIGHAAHLGGAFFGLVYAVAVQPERAMHNALYLGMMSLPLIYMAYMVFVKKRIG; from the coding sequence ATGAGTCCAGTTTTATTGATTATCATTGCAGCTACGGCCATTATCAGTTATATTGCTTTCAGTAATCACGCGATGTTCGAAAAATACAAGTTCAATGTCGGTGCAATTGTGCGCAACAAAGAATATGTGCGTTTAATTTCTGCCGGTTTTTTACACGCAGATTTAATGCATTTATTTTTCAATATGTTTACGTTGTATATCTTTGGGCCTATTGTGGTAGAAGCGTTTGGAGCATTTGGATTTTTACTCGTTTACTTCGGTTCCATCCTTTTAGGAAATGTATTTTCACTTTATCTTTACAAAAACCAATCCTGGTATTCTGCAATTGGCGCGAGTGGTGGAGTTTCAGGGATTTTATTTGCCTCGATTGCCATGATTCCGGATTTAGGTTTATATTTGTTCTTTATTCCGATCGCAATTCCAGGTTATATCTTTGGAGTCGTTTATTTCGGTTATTCAGTTTACATGATGCTGAATCCAAAACAGAATGACAATATCGGCCATGCCGCACATTTAGGTGGCGCTTTTTTCGGTCTAGTTTACGCCGTTGCTGTGCAGCCCGAAAGAGCCATGCACAATGCTTTATACTTAGGGATGATGTCGCTGCCTTTGATTTATATGGCTTATATGGTTTTCGTGAAAAAGAGAATTGGCTAG
- the prmC gene encoding peptide chain release factor N(5)-glutamine methyltransferase, with translation MTYQEYKSCFKKQLSTIYTDSESATLIDIIIQHFNGWNQFEMRQRINSEIEDSLLIKLQNIIKELKTGKPFQQILGETEFYGLKFFIDEHVLIPRPETEELLELAIGKIKGLGKKDFKILDIGTGSGIIPIVLKKHFPAAQVSAIDYSENALKTAQRNSDFHNIDINFIHQDYLKGNLTEMYDVIISNPPYIGIEEEEEIADSVKEFEPKMALFSPTSNALIFYEKIAEDCKSHLAENGLVFLEINQKLGKDTLELFVDVLEEVELLKDLSGNERIVWGRKNTLLNFE, from the coding sequence ATGACCTATCAAGAATATAAAAGCTGTTTCAAAAAGCAACTTTCAACCATCTATACAGATTCTGAAAGTGCAACATTGATAGATATTATTATTCAGCACTTTAATGGCTGGAACCAATTCGAAATGAGACAGCGGATTAACAGCGAAATAGAAGATTCTTTATTAATAAAACTTCAGAATATCATTAAAGAACTAAAAACCGGAAAGCCATTCCAACAGATTTTGGGTGAGACCGAATTTTATGGTTTGAAATTTTTTATAGATGAACATGTTTTAATCCCAAGACCAGAAACAGAAGAATTGCTGGAATTGGCGATAGGAAAAATTAAAGGTTTAGGCAAGAAAGATTTCAAAATTTTAGATATCGGGACTGGATCTGGGATTATTCCGATTGTGTTGAAGAAACACTTTCCTGCAGCGCAAGTTTCAGCGATTGATTATTCTGAAAATGCTTTGAAAACCGCACAAAGAAATTCAGATTTCCACAACATTGATATTAATTTTATCCATCAGGACTATCTTAAGGGGAACTTGACTGAAATGTATGATGTTATTATTTCGAATCCGCCGTATATTGGTATTGAGGAAGAAGAAGAGATTGCTGATTCGGTGAAAGAATTTGAACCGAAAATGGCTTTGTTTTCGCCGACTTCAAATGCTCTGATTTTCTATGAAAAAATCGCAGAAGACTGCAAAAGTCACTTGGCTGAAAACGGATTAGTTTTTCTGGAAATTAATCAGAAATTAGGAAAGGATACTTTGGAACTTTTTGTTGATGTTTTAGAGGAAGTTGAGTTGTTGAAAGATCTGTCAGGGAATGAGAGGATTGTTTGGGGAAGGAAGAATACTCTTTTAAATTTTGAGTGA
- a CDS encoding C40 family peptidase, with product MKRYLLMVFTAMILVSCGSSKNVVAKRETPTKTVKKASNLKTLESNYSGRNSSLVDELLKDARKYLGAPYKYAGNTSAGFDCSGLICKVFDENSYKLPRRSEDQSNKGKEIKIKEAKPGDLVFFATSGGSRVTHVGIVHDIGNDGEVKFIHSSTSKGVIISSLNEKYWNNAYLFARRVL from the coding sequence ATGAAAAGATATCTTTTAATGGTGTTTACCGCAATGATTTTAGTTTCTTGTGGATCTTCAAAAAATGTGGTTGCAAAAAGAGAAACTCCCACAAAGACAGTTAAGAAAGCAAGTAATCTTAAAACGCTTGAATCAAATTATTCAGGTAGAAATTCCTCACTCGTAGATGAACTTTTAAAAGACGCGCGAAAATATTTAGGTGCTCCGTATAAATACGCGGGAAATACGTCCGCTGGTTTTGATTGTTCTGGTTTAATTTGTAAAGTATTTGATGAAAATAGTTATAAGCTGCCAAGAAGATCAGAAGATCAATCGAATAAAGGAAAAGAAATCAAAATTAAAGAAGCTAAGCCAGGTGATCTCGTCTTCTTTGCGACTTCCGGTGGATCAAGAGTTACCCACGTTGGAATTGTTCATGATATAGGAAATGATGGAGAAGTGAAATTTATCCATTCGTCTACATCCAAAGGCGTGATCATTTCGTCGCTCAACGAGAAATACTGGAACAATGCTTATCTTTTCGCCAGAAGAGTTTTGTAA
- a CDS encoding 2,3,4,5-tetrahydropyridine-2,6-dicarboxylate N-succinyltransferase translates to MILQQTIENIWDNRELLQNEDSKKSIREVIRQLDLGKLRVAEPTADGWKVNEWVKKAVVMYFPIQKMETIEVGPFEFHDKMPLKKGYAEKGVRVVPHAVAREGAYIAPGVILMPSYVNIGAYVDSGTMVDTWATVGSCAQIGKDVHLSGGVGIGGVLEPLQAAPVIIEDNVFVGSRCIVVEGVHVEREAVLGANVVLTASTKIIDVTGDSPVEIKGRVPARSVVIPGSYTKKFPAGEFQVPCALIIGQRKESTDKKTSLNDALRENNVAV, encoded by the coding sequence ATGATATTACAGCAAACCATTGAAAATATTTGGGACAATAGAGAATTGTTGCAAAATGAAGATAGTAAAAAATCGATTCGCGAAGTAATCCGACAATTAGATTTAGGAAAACTTAGAGTCGCTGAACCAACTGCAGATGGCTGGAAAGTAAATGAGTGGGTGAAAAAAGCAGTGGTGATGTACTTTCCGATTCAAAAGATGGAAACCATTGAAGTAGGACCGTTTGAGTTCCATGACAAAATGCCGTTGAAAAAAGGGTATGCCGAAAAAGGTGTTCGTGTTGTACCGCATGCAGTTGCGAGAGAAGGTGCTTATATCGCTCCTGGAGTTATTTTGATGCCTTCTTATGTAAATATTGGTGCGTATGTCGATTCCGGCACCATGGTCGATACTTGGGCAACAGTTGGTAGTTGTGCCCAAATTGGAAAAGATGTTCACCTAAGTGGTGGAGTAGGAATTGGTGGAGTGTTAGAACCATTACAGGCAGCACCTGTTATTATAGAAGATAATGTTTTTGTGGGTTCCAGATGTATCGTTGTAGAAGGTGTTCATGTCGAAAGAGAAGCTGTTTTAGGAGCAAACGTCGTTTTGACTGCTTCCACAAAAATTATCGATGTAACTGGTGATTCGCCGGTGGAAATAAAAGGAAGAGTACCGGCACGTTCTGTTGTGATTCCTGGTAGTTATACCAAGAAGTTCCCAGCAGGCGAGTTTCAGGTTCCTTGTGCTTTGATTATTGGTCAGCGGAAAGAATCCACAGATAAGAAGACGTCTCTTAATGATGCGTTGAGAGAAAATAATGTCGCAGTTTAA
- a CDS encoding LTA synthase family protein: MSDLARALMMGVRFDMVISCYILALPTLIFLIFYIFKRKNLLVNRILYFYCAILYTIAFLISAVDIPYFNQFFSRLDKGIFQWIENPAFITEMIAKDFKLWGFVFPFLILLFIFQYFLKKIFILINKLEISRLNFVPRIILSFFILGITFVGIRGRIEAKSPIRVGTAYFSENAFLNKIGLNPNFTFIHSLLQKSVTWSDLMDDRRAFSIVQEQMNIKVQHDKFSLKHPISLASENLGKPNIVLVLMESMTADNMKYFGNTKNLTPVLDDLITKSIFFENTYSEGIHTFNGIYGTLTSFPALWNQHPMKSIQNYTTFTTPLKKAGYENVFFTTHDSQFDNMEGFLYANDFQKVYSQKDYPSSEVKSNLGVSDDYLFRFGIEKINEMQQKRKAPFFTSFLTSSNHSPIIIPDYFKSNNPSQEEKVIQYADWSIGQFLKEAEKQSWYKNTIFVFLADHGSGYERTYEMSLSYNHIPLFFYAPHLLKNTGIRKDFVKQIDVIPSIMGLTDISYIKNNLGINVWTQKREFAYFGADDKIGVVNQDYFLIYRKDGHEALYNYRTKDLKNYVKEYPVLVQKMKEYAFSNLQVAHSIKKKLK, encoded by the coding sequence ATGTCTGATTTAGCGCGGGCATTGATGATGGGTGTTCGTTTTGATATGGTTATCAGCTGCTATATTTTAGCATTACCAACCTTAATTTTCCTCATTTTTTATATTTTTAAAAGGAAAAATCTATTAGTAAACAGAATTCTCTATTTCTATTGCGCAATTCTTTACACCATTGCATTTCTTATAAGTGCAGTGGATATTCCTTATTTTAATCAATTTTTTTCTCGGTTAGATAAAGGAATTTTCCAATGGATCGAAAATCCTGCCTTTATCACCGAAATGATTGCAAAAGACTTTAAGTTATGGGGATTTGTTTTTCCTTTTCTTATATTATTATTTATATTCCAATATTTTTTAAAGAAGATTTTTATTCTAATTAATAAACTTGAAATTTCTAGATTAAATTTTGTGCCAAGAATTATTTTGTCTTTTTTCATACTAGGAATAACCTTTGTAGGAATTAGAGGCAGGATTGAAGCAAAATCACCAATTAGGGTAGGAACGGCGTATTTTTCAGAAAATGCATTTTTGAATAAAATCGGTTTGAACCCGAATTTTACTTTTATTCATAGTTTGCTTCAGAAAAGTGTTACTTGGTCAGATTTAATGGATGACAGAAGAGCTTTTTCTATTGTGCAAGAACAGATGAATATCAAAGTTCAGCATGACAAATTTTCTTTAAAACACCCTATTTCCCTAGCTTCCGAAAATTTGGGAAAACCTAATATTGTATTGGTGTTAATGGAAAGTATGACTGCAGATAATATGAAATACTTTGGTAATACGAAAAATTTAACTCCGGTCTTAGATGATTTAATTACGAAAAGTATATTTTTTGAAAATACTTATTCAGAAGGTATTCACACCTTTAATGGAATTTACGGTACATTAACCTCTTTTCCTGCTCTTTGGAATCAGCATCCAATGAAATCAATTCAAAATTACACAACATTTACCACCCCTTTAAAAAAGGCGGGATACGAAAATGTATTTTTTACAACACATGATTCACAGTTTGATAATATGGAAGGATTTTTATATGCTAATGATTTTCAAAAAGTGTACTCGCAGAAGGATTATCCTTCATCTGAAGTTAAAAGTAATTTGGGTGTATCAGATGATTATCTTTTCCGTTTTGGTATTGAAAAAATTAATGAAATGCAACAAAAAAGGAAGGCTCCATTTTTCACTTCGTTTTTAACTTCTAGTAATCATAGCCCTATTATAATTCCAGATTATTTTAAATCCAATAATCCAAGTCAGGAAGAAAAGGTAATTCAGTACGCAGATTGGTCTATAGGACAGTTTTTAAAAGAAGCAGAAAAACAGAGTTGGTACAAAAATACTATTTTCGTCTTTCTTGCAGATCATGGCTCTGGATACGAAAGAACCTACGAAATGTCTCTTAGCTACAATCATATACCATTGTTTTTTTATGCTCCACATCTCCTTAAGAATACTGGAATTAGAAAAGATTTTGTTAAGCAAATTGATGTTATTCCAAGTATAATGGGACTAACTGATATTTCATATATTAAAAATAATTTGGGGATTAATGTGTGGACGCAGAAGCGCGAATTTGCATACTTTGGTGCAGATGATAAAATAGGCGTAGTAAACCAAGATTATTTCTTAATCTATAGGAAGGATGGTCATGAAGCTTTGTATAATTATCGCACGAAAGATTTGAAGAATTACGTAAAAGAATATCCAGTTTTAGTGCAGAAAATGAAAGAATATGCTTTTTCTAATCTTCAAGTTGCTCATTCCATCAAAAAGAAATTAAAATAG